Proteins from a genomic interval of Dehalococcoidia bacterium:
- a CDS encoding LLM class flavin-dependent oxidoreductase: MNAVRFGTRLEMGLPNYEAVRDHARLAERLGYEAVWARDHVSLEDVTGEATCLECWTVLSALARDTTSILLGSLVLCVPFRNPALLAKMASTLQLASNGRLILGLGAGHVRSEFDEYGYDFPSPGDRVRMLQEAVEIIRLMWTERRPSYRGRFFRIANALNEPKPTPIPPLMIGATRPRALRVVARHADLWNSPDDIEGFLAGREELLRACEEVGRDPAEIRMVARLSVIVDRDEAAAKRRHERVCEARTGQPYLRHRILVGTPEQIAERVAPLVAGGVRDFITAFWETDRQAECLEQFMTEVAPLIRQHAAAR; encoded by the coding sequence ATGAACGCGGTCCGATTCGGGACGCGCCTCGAAATGGGGCTGCCGAACTACGAAGCGGTGCGCGACCATGCCCGGCTTGCCGAGCGGCTTGGCTACGAAGCGGTCTGGGCACGCGACCACGTCTCCCTAGAAGATGTCACCGGCGAAGCGACCTGTCTCGAGTGCTGGACCGTCCTCTCGGCGCTTGCCCGCGACACGACGTCGATCCTGCTCGGAAGCTTGGTCCTCTGCGTGCCCTTTCGGAATCCGGCGCTGCTCGCCAAGATGGCGTCGACCCTGCAGCTTGCGAGCAACGGACGGCTCATTCTCGGCCTCGGCGCTGGGCATGTCCGGTCTGAGTTCGACGAATACGGCTACGACTTTCCCTCGCCCGGCGACCGCGTGCGGATGCTCCAGGAGGCAGTCGAAATCATCCGGCTGATGTGGACGGAGCGGCGGCCGAGCTACAGAGGGCGGTTTTTTCGAATCGCCAACGCGCTGAACGAGCCGAAGCCGACCCCGATCCCGCCGCTCATGATCGGCGCGACCCGACCGCGCGCCCTGCGCGTTGTCGCCCGCCACGCCGACCTGTGGAACAGCCCCGACGATATCGAGGGTTTTCTCGCCGGCCGCGAAGAACTGCTGCGCGCTTGCGAGGAAGTCGGACGCGATCCTGCCGAGATCCGCATGGTCGCCCGCCTCTCCGTCATCGTCGACCGAGACGAGGCAGCCGCCAAACGCCGCCATGAGCGGGTGTGTGAGGCGCGCACAGGGCAGCCGTACTTGCGCCATCGCATTCTCGTTGGCACGCCGGAGCAGATTGCCGAGCGGGTGGCCCCCCTCGTCGCTGGCGGCGTGCGCGACTTCATCACCGCTTTCTGGGAGACCGACCGCCAAGCCGAGTGCCTCGAACAGTTCATGACCGAGGTTGCGCCCCTCATCCGCCAGCACGCTGCCGCCCGATAG
- a CDS encoding exonuclease SbcCD subunit D, with product MRRLEVLHFSDVHLGLENYSRIDTDTGLPSRLVDCLRALDEVVNTALEEQVDLVLFTGDMYKSRDPSPTHQRELAKRIARLCREGVPLFMLVGNHDLPNSPVRAHSIEVFEALPLTSVYVAGRPTLLRIETKAGPVQVLALPWAPRSRLLRQDEARNLTLDELNQRLVQKLTEFVRLRVADLDPRLPSILAIHAQVYGATFGSERATTLGHDYILSLGDLCLTHFDYVALGHIHKMQQVHDHPPAIYPGSLQRADFSEEGEEKGFLRLSFEPHSAGDRPYTVRWRFVPSAAARRFFTLSVDASQADDPTRLVLKQIEQHADQIQEAVVRVRVRLSSENERQFRVADVRRALREAHYVAAIARIVESAPAHALPDVLAEQLAPLEALELYLKARGVEEARRNVLLEYAARLIAGINQPAF from the coding sequence ATGCGCCGGCTAGAGGTCCTGCATTTTTCCGATGTCCATCTTGGGCTCGAAAACTACAGCCGGATAGATACTGACACCGGGCTTCCTAGCCGTCTTGTCGATTGCCTGAGAGCGCTCGACGAAGTCGTCAACACGGCGCTGGAGGAGCAGGTCGATCTTGTGCTCTTCACTGGCGATATGTATAAGAGCCGCGACCCCAGCCCAACGCATCAGCGCGAGCTGGCCAAGCGGATCGCTCGGCTCTGTCGCGAGGGCGTGCCCCTGTTCATGCTGGTGGGCAATCATGATCTCCCCAATTCGCCCGTGCGCGCCCATTCCATCGAAGTGTTCGAGGCGCTGCCGCTCACGAGCGTCTATGTCGCGGGCCGCCCCACCCTGCTCCGGATTGAAACAAAGGCCGGCCCGGTGCAGGTCCTCGCCCTGCCGTGGGCGCCGCGCAGCCGTCTCCTCCGGCAGGACGAGGCGAGGAACCTTACTCTTGACGAACTGAACCAGCGCCTAGTGCAGAAACTGACGGAGTTCGTTCGGCTCCGGGTGGCCGACCTCGATCCGCGCCTCCCCTCGATCCTCGCCATCCATGCTCAGGTCTACGGCGCGACCTTCGGCTCCGAACGCGCAACGACCCTCGGCCACGACTACATCCTTTCCCTCGGCGATCTCTGCCTCACCCATTTTGACTATGTTGCGCTCGGGCATATCCATAAGATGCAGCAGGTGCACGACCATCCCCCGGCGATCTACCCCGGGTCGCTCCAGCGCGCCGACTTCAGCGAGGAGGGCGAGGAGAAGGGGTTCCTCCGCCTCAGCTTCGAGCCTCACTCGGCGGGCGACCGTCCCTATACCGTGCGCTGGCGGTTCGTGCCGAGCGCGGCCGCGCGCCGGTTTTTCACCCTCAGCGTCGACGCCTCGCAGGCCGATGATCCGACCCGCCTCGTGCTCAAGCAGATCGAGCAGCACGCTGACCAGATCCAAGAAGCCGTGGTGCGCGTCCGCGTGCGGTTGTCGAGTGAGAACGAGCGCCAGTTTCGCGTCGCCGATGTCCGTCGCGCGCTCCGCGAGGCGCACTATGTCGCCGCGATCGCCCGCATCGTCGAGTCCGCGCCGGCACACGCTCTGCCCGACGTGCTCGCCGAGCAGCTCGCCCCCCTCGAGGCGCTGGAACTGTATCTCAAGGCACGAGGAGTGGAAGAAGCGCGGCGGAACGTGCTGCTGGAGTATGCGGCGCGGCTGATTGCCGGCATCAACCAGCCGGCGTTCTAG
- a CDS encoding glycine--tRNA ligase, which produces MIPRVSTTPLDIDKFVSLCKRRGFVFQSSEIYGGLGGVWDFGPLGAELKRNYKEAWWRAVIQERDDVVGLDSAILMHPRVWEASGHVENFTDPLVDCLKCRQRFRADQLDERVCPQPPCPNQFTEARNFNLMFETTIGPIQESGYKVYLRPETAQGIFVNFENVRSAMRRKLPFGIGQYGKAFRNEITIGKSFFRVREFEQMEVEYFVKPGTDEEWHRRWIEDRLAWYYSIGIRRENLRVRAHEPNELSHYSKATSDIEYRFPDGWLSKGWGEIEGIANRTDYDLRRHSEFSGKNLTYFDEETNEHYFPYVIEPSAGVDRGVLVALVDAYDEEPDKEGVRVVLRLHPVLAPVKVAVLPLSRKEPLTDIARRIRRDLARHWTVQYDDTQAIGRRYRRQDEIGTPFCVTVDFETVNDQAVTIRDRDTMAQIRVPIAELVPTLEGLLAEKAAACAG; this is translated from the coding sequence ATGATCCCGCGCGTATCCACGACGCCGCTTGATATCGACAAATTTGTTTCGCTCTGTAAGCGCCGCGGGTTTGTCTTCCAGAGTAGCGAGATTTACGGCGGCCTAGGTGGCGTCTGGGATTTCGGGCCGCTCGGCGCCGAGCTGAAGCGCAACTATAAGGAAGCGTGGTGGCGCGCCGTCATCCAGGAGCGCGACGACGTGGTCGGCCTCGACTCCGCCATTCTGATGCATCCGCGCGTCTGGGAAGCGAGCGGTCACGTTGAGAATTTCACCGACCCGCTTGTCGATTGCCTCAAGTGCCGCCAGCGGTTCCGCGCTGACCAGCTCGATGAGCGGGTCTGTCCCCAGCCTCCCTGCCCGAACCAGTTCACCGAAGCGCGCAACTTCAACTTGATGTTCGAGACGACGATCGGCCCGATCCAGGAGAGCGGCTATAAGGTCTATCTTCGGCCTGAGACAGCGCAAGGGATCTTCGTCAACTTCGAAAATGTGCGCAGCGCGATGCGGCGCAAATTACCCTTCGGCATCGGTCAGTACGGCAAGGCGTTCCGCAACGAGATTACGATCGGCAAGTCGTTCTTTCGGGTGCGCGAGTTTGAGCAGATGGAGGTTGAGTATTTCGTCAAGCCGGGCACCGACGAAGAGTGGCACCGCCGCTGGATCGAAGATCGCCTTGCCTGGTACTACTCGATCGGGATCCGCCGCGAAAATCTCCGCGTTCGCGCTCACGAACCGAATGAGCTCTCCCACTATTCCAAAGCGACAAGCGACATCGAATATCGCTTTCCCGATGGCTGGCTCTCAAAAGGATGGGGTGAGATCGAGGGGATCGCGAATCGGACAGACTACGACCTGCGCCGTCATAGCGAGTTCAGCGGGAAGAACCTCACCTATTTCGATGAGGAGACGAACGAGCATTACTTCCCCTACGTCATCGAACCGTCAGCTGGGGTGGACCGTGGCGTGCTCGTGGCTCTAGTGGATGCCTACGATGAAGAGCCTGACAAAGAAGGGGTCCGCGTTGTGCTGCGGCTTCATCCGGTGCTGGCGCCGGTCAAAGTTGCCGTCTTGCCCTTGAGCAGAAAGGAGCCGCTGACCGACATCGCGCGGCGCATTCGGCGGGATCTCGCCCGCCATTGGACGGTCCAGTATGACGACACGCAGGCGATCGGCCGCCGCTATCGGCGCCAGGACGAGATCGGGACGCCGTTCTGCGTCACCGTCGACTTCGAGACCGTAAACGACCAGGCGGTGACCATTCGCGACCGCGATACGATGGCGCAAATCCGCGTCCCGATCGCCGAGCTTGTCCCGACCCTCGAAGGACTTCTGGCAGAGAAGGCGGCAGCATGCGCCGGCTAG
- a CDS encoding ABC transporter substrate-binding protein — translation MNPLLASDSYSRGYAEMVYNAPLLRMNPETLEWDTKDGAAESFELSPDGLIIRYRLKPNLQWSDGTPITSADYLFTFEKMLDPAVDYPFRANLAFIAGARAPDPRTIEFTFREPFCPAIEYTNINPIPKHIFEHLNINDNPENLRPTVGSGPWLLREWVRDSHATFVANEKFYLGRPYLDTYTIRIVRTSAVAFSLLKNGEVDQVSLRPDEWEEAKRLPHVTTISFYPAGSSWVYIGFNLRSPLVSDLRVRQAFAAAVPRQEMIERIRLGRARLINSIYGPSSWAHDPTLQGIDYDPERARRLLDEAGWRTPPGNPSGIRQKDGRELKLRLFYNVSNRDAEQVAVITQAALRQIGVDLQVIGEELSTLLNRTNRTRDLEMWVNTWISPIEPHSRFNAWKSSDNATGFADPVVDELFARAASVPGCKIADRAPIYHEIQRRIAAEVPYIFLWEIELLYGVNNRIVTNPVTSLGFWYREWEWYSKTGK, via the coding sequence ATGAACCCCCTCTTGGCCTCCGACAGTTATTCGCGCGGCTACGCGGAGATGGTGTACAACGCTCCCTTGCTGCGCATGAACCCGGAGACGCTCGAGTGGGACACCAAGGATGGCGCTGCCGAGTCGTTCGAACTGTCGCCAGACGGCCTGATCATTCGCTATCGACTGAAGCCGAACCTGCAGTGGAGCGATGGCACGCCGATTACGTCGGCTGATTATCTCTTCACCTTCGAAAAGATGCTCGACCCCGCTGTGGACTATCCGTTTCGAGCAAACCTCGCCTTCATCGCCGGCGCGCGAGCGCCCGACCCGCGAACGATCGAGTTCACCTTCCGCGAGCCGTTCTGCCCCGCAATCGAATACACCAACATCAATCCGATCCCGAAGCATATTTTCGAGCATCTCAACATCAACGATAACCCCGAAAACCTGCGCCCGACAGTCGGTTCGGGGCCGTGGCTGCTGCGCGAGTGGGTGCGCGACAGCCATGCGACGTTTGTTGCGAATGAGAAGTTCTATCTCGGGCGGCCCTATCTCGACACCTACACCATCCGGATCGTACGAACGAGCGCCGTCGCCTTCTCTCTGCTTAAGAACGGAGAGGTCGACCAAGTCAGCTTGCGTCCTGACGAATGGGAAGAGGCGAAGCGGCTTCCCCACGTTACCACGATCAGCTTCTATCCCGCCGGATCGAGCTGGGTCTACATCGGCTTCAACCTCCGCAGCCCGCTGGTCAGCGACCTCCGGGTCCGCCAAGCGTTCGCGGCCGCAGTGCCGCGTCAGGAGATGATTGAGCGCATTCGCCTCGGGCGCGCCCGGCTGATTAACTCGATCTACGGCCCGAGCTCGTGGGCGCACGACCCGACGCTGCAGGGCATCGACTATGACCCGGAGCGCGCCCGCCGCCTCCTCGACGAGGCAGGGTGGCGCACCCCGCCGGGCAACCCGAGCGGCATCCGCCAGAAAGACGGCCGCGAACTGAAGCTCCGCCTCTTCTACAACGTCAGCAACCGCGATGCCGAACAGGTTGCGGTCATCACCCAGGCAGCGCTGCGCCAGATCGGCGTCGACCTGCAGGTGATCGGCGAAGAGCTGAGCACGCTGCTCAATCGGACAAACCGCACTCGCGACCTCGAAATGTGGGTGAATACGTGGATCTCGCCGATTGAGCCGCACAGCCGCTTCAATGCGTGGAAGAGCAGCGACAATGCCACCGGCTTCGCTGACCCGGTGGTCGACGAACTGTTCGCCCGCGCAGCTTCTGTTCCCGGGTGCAAGATCGCCGACCGCGCGCCGATCTACCATGAGATTCAGCGCCGCATTGCCGCCGAAGTGCCCTACATTTTCCTCTGGGAGATCGAACTGCTGTACGGGGTGAACAACCGGATCGTGACGAACCCGGTGACCAGCCTCGGTTTCTGGTATCGCGAGTGGGAGTGGTACTCGAAGACGGGGAAATAA
- a CDS encoding rhomboid family intramembrane serine protease: protein MIPVGDENEHHGPAVVTLTLIGLNLAAFFLQLLFGTPFTYAFSFIPAELTLFLLGRAPSEVLITLFTAMFLHASLGHLLGNLLFLWVFGDNVEHRLGSFLFLVFYVVCGLAATFTQYLTDPTSTIPNLGASGAISGVLGAYFVLFPANLVRVFIWPFSLFLGTVPIPALVMLGLWFLLQLWGGVSEFGQLSTGGVAFWAHVGGFVAGMVLGMPFRGRRRRSLPYPPF, encoded by the coding sequence ATGATCCCGGTCGGCGACGAGAACGAGCATCACGGCCCCGCAGTCGTTACGCTGACCTTGATCGGGTTGAACCTTGCGGCGTTCTTCCTTCAGCTGCTGTTCGGCACGCCGTTTACCTATGCGTTCAGCTTCATTCCTGCCGAACTCACCCTCTTCCTTCTCGGGCGGGCCCCAAGCGAGGTGCTTATCACGCTCTTCACCGCAATGTTTCTTCACGCGAGCCTCGGCCATCTTTTGGGAAATCTCCTCTTTCTTTGGGTCTTCGGCGATAACGTCGAGCATCGTCTCGGGTCGTTCCTGTTCCTCGTCTTCTATGTTGTCTGCGGCCTCGCCGCCACCTTCACCCAGTACTTGACCGACCCGACATCCACCATTCCGAACCTCGGGGCGAGCGGCGCGATCTCGGGTGTCCTCGGCGCCTACTTCGTGCTCTTTCCCGCCAACCTAGTCCGGGTGTTCATCTGGCCGTTCTCACTCTTCCTCGGCACTGTCCCCATCCCGGCGCTCGTTATGCTCGGGCTCTGGTTCCTTCTTCAGCTGTGGGGCGGAGTGAGCGAGTTCGGCCAGCTGAGCACGGGGGGCGTCGCCTTCTGGGCGCATGTCGGCGGTTTTGTCGCTGGCATGGTGCTTGGCATGCCGTTCCGCGGCCGACGGCGACGCTCCCTCCCCTACCCGCCCTTCTGA
- a CDS encoding DUF2269 family protein: protein MYELFVFLHIAGALLFAAAHGVPGAVALAIRDEPDPLQLARLLELGAGARPAQYAGLALLLIGGIAAGWAGGWWQTGWIWLSLALLVLLLVGAVPLAIVFARLRRAIRTGRHADIERLRRSPLPLVVAGYETVGFLAIVWLMVAKPF, encoded by the coding sequence ATGTACGAACTGTTCGTGTTCCTCCATATCGCTGGGGCGCTCTTGTTTGCGGCGGCGCACGGCGTGCCGGGAGCCGTCGCGCTGGCCATCCGCGATGAGCCGGACCCGCTCCAGCTGGCGCGGCTGCTCGAACTTGGCGCCGGCGCCCGGCCGGCGCAGTATGCTGGCCTCGCGCTCTTGCTCATCGGGGGCATTGCCGCTGGCTGGGCCGGCGGATGGTGGCAGACGGGATGGATCTGGCTCTCGCTTGCGCTCTTGGTGCTCTTGCTCGTCGGCGCGGTTCCGCTCGCCATCGTCTTTGCGCGGCTCCGGCGGGCAATCCGCACAGGGAGGCACGCTGACATTGAGCGCCTGCGCCGCTCGCCGCTCCCGCTCGTTGTCGCCGGCTATGAGACGGTCGGCTTTCTCGCGATTGTCTGGTTAATGGTCGCGAAGCCGTTCTAG